ATAAATTCAGCGCACCCACACGGTTGCTCTGCAATGAGCCCCGTGGCCTTAACTCACGCACCTCAGGTGTCACACTGTTTTCGGCCACTAGAGGGGAGTATGTACACACGAACAAATTCGCCCAATTTGATTCAGCCGATACCGGCGAAATTTCTCCCGGTTTGGCGACGGCATGTAAGTTGTCCTTGGGTTCTATCTACGATGGAACAGGGTTACAGAATACAGTTTGCTCGAAGACCCCCAGGCTTCCGGGGTCTGTTGCAGTCAGTGCCCAATGCACAGTCAAAACAAATactgagagaggagatagaatCCCTCCTCAAGCAGAACGCAGTGCGAATAGTTCCTCAAAACGAGGCGCATTCGGGGTTTTACAGCAGATACTTTGTTGTCCCCAAAAGAGACGGAGGCTCACGTCCCATTTTGGACCTAAGAGCTCTGAACAGCTACATACGCACTTACAAGTTcaaaatgctcacacacagacagctcctGGCGTCAATGAGACAGGGAGACTGGTTCACGAAGCTAGACCTGAAACGGGCGTATTTTCACATAGGGATCTACGGACCCCACAGGCAGTTCCTGCGCTTTTATTTCGAAGGCAGGGCCCTAGAATTCCAAACTATCCCATTTGGAATAGCCACCGCCCCCAGGGCGTTCTCGAGGGTGATGCAATTCGTTACCGCCCCCCTCAGAGAACGGGGTCTCAGAATATATGGGTACATAGACGACTACCTTCTATGTGCTCAGTCGGCCCGACAAGcaaaagaacacacagagtTATTCCTCAGACATCTGGAGTCTCTGGGTTTTCTCATAAACTACCAGAAAAGCATACTTATCCCAACCCAGACAATAAACTTTCTGGGCCTCACACTAAACTCTGTCCCGTTCAGGGCGACGGTCACCTCTCAGCGAGCTGTGTCATTCCGCAACTGCCTCTCTGCCTTCCAGCTGGGGAGGAGAGTGAAATTTCGCGCTTGCCTTCGCCTCTTAGGCTTGATGGCATCGATGATAGCAGTAGTGCCACTGGGCCAACTGTTTATGAGGGATATGCAGAGATGGGTGTTCTCTCTGGGCTTGTGTGCGGAGCGGGGCGCACACATGAACAAAATGATATCCGTCTCGACATCGTGCATGCACGCACTGCGAATGTGGCGAGACCCCTCGCTGCTGTCGCGGGGTGCTTCAATGGGCCTGATAGCTGTGCGCAAAGTGTTAACCACGGATGCGTCGTTGACCGGCTGGGGTGCCACTCTAGAGAACTGGGCTGTGGGCGGCTCATGGTCAGCTCTGCAGAGCCAGCTTCATATAAATGTTTTGGAACTGCTGGCAGTGTTTCTGTCTCTGAAACATTTTCTTCCAATTTTATCGCGACAACATGTATTGATCCGCACCGACAATACAGCTGTGGTGTCATACATAAACCGTCAAGGGGGGCTACGGTCACTTCGCCTTCACCGTCTTGCCTATGCCGTTTTGACGTGGTCAAACGCTCATTTGAAATCGCTCAGGGCCACTCATGTCCCGGGACGATTGAACATAAGGGCAGACAGACTGTCGAgagcctctctctccaaccAGGAATGGAGGGTTCATCCGTCAGTGATAGAACACATATGGGCTCGATTCGGACGGGCGGAGATCGACTTGTTTGCGTCGAAGGAGAACACGCACTGCGAACTGTTCTTCTCCATCCTGGACTGGGACGCACCGTTGGGCACGGATGCGCTGGCGCATACGTGGCCGAATGTCCTTCTCTATGCATTCCCCCCAGTTCACCTGGTCCCGAACGTGCTGGCGAGGGTGAGGGACGGGGGCCTCACCTTGATATTGGTCGCTCCGTGGTGGACGAACAGGCCATGGCTGGCGGAAATCTTCCAGCTCTTGGTCGGAGTGCCTTGGCGCCTCCCCAACCACACGGACCTCTTGTCTCAGATGGGAGGAGAACTCCTCCATCCGAACCCGTGCATTTGGAACCTGTACGCCTTCCTCGTGAGCGGGAAGCGCTGAGTTCCGCAGGGCTGCCGCAGAATGTTATCGCAACCATTCAGAGTGCCAGAGCCTCCTCTACGAGGTCTCTATATGACTTAAAATGGTCAGCATTCGAAAAGTGGTGTGACCACAGGGGCATTGTCGCTTTCCAGTGCTCGATCGCGACAGTGCTTACGTTCCTTCAAGAACTGTTTGAACAAGGCAAAGCTCACTCGACGCTTAAAGTCTACCTGTCGGCCATTTCAGCCTGTCATGTAGGCTATGACGGCGTCTCCCCTGGAGCGCACCCTCTTGCTAGCAGGTTCCTTAAGGGCGTCCGCCGCCTCCGTCCGGCGGCCAGACATACTTTTCCGACTTGGGACCTGGCCATGGTGCTGGACGCTCTTTGCGATGCACCATTCGAGCCCTTGCAGCAAGCGGACATAAAGGTTGTTTCCTATAAGACAGCGCTTTTGCTCGCACTCGTTTCCGCCAAAAGGGTGAGCGAGATTCATGCCCTCTCCACACATCCATCATGTTTGGAGTTCGGTGTGGGTGGCGACAGCGTTACTTTACGACCTAACATTGCGTTCATGCCTAAAGTGCCTATGTCTTATGGCTGCTCTGATCTGCGGCTCTCTTCCTTTTGCCCCCCTCCGTTTTCTTCGGAGGCGCAGGAGAGACTTCATGCGCTGTGCCCTGTCCGTGCATTACGCGTGTATTTGGAAAGGACCGAATCTTTCCGTCGCAGTGAGCAACTGTTTGTGTGCTTCGCAACTGGGGCTAAGGGACGCGCACTCTCTACACAGAGGCTGTCCCATTGGATTGTGGAGGCTATATCTATGGCCTATCGGGCCAAGGGTAAGGATTCCCCTGGTGCGGTCAGAGCGCACTCCACTAGGGGTGTGGCTACGTCCTGGGCTGCTTTTCGAGGTGTGCCTATTCAGACTGTATGTGCGGCCGCTGGCTGGGCTTCCTCACATACTTTTGTTAAGCATTACCGCCTTGATGTTACGGCGCCGGTTGTTGCGCACGCTGTACTCGGGG
The Sardina pilchardus chromosome 13, fSarPil1.1, whole genome shotgun sequence genome window above contains:
- the LOC134100063 gene encoding uncharacterized protein LOC134100063, which gives rise to MHSAARPKLRPCPNACGHSIERKDTHTACVFCLGLQHAREALDNPQGCAACSRFGLRTLQHRFDDFGLNLPTQGSSDPLLSELVMSEEDEAQLLDWSGSQGASSMARPSPMPLPALEALEYSSEEDVAMEECVDGELLFPPSQPAPASTAASVLGEPATAESHTSGQAVPGHDCLDDVAKTWGKPFSNRVVIGGFGSLTEMEGAAERGLLDCPRAEQSLASYLAPDTNMGLTASSQLPHKQPKFTSQLLEKNYKALGQAARAQNTVSLLLAYVAELQAEVGAALEEGKPVKDLWTEIRTAMDFVMRSTRCSNQAVGRAMGLTVVAQRHLWLNLSKVPDKDRHAFLDAPVDPSGLFGSAVQAMQTRCESKKKENEAFSYLLPRRLAPSTSTSAAAQRSHSPQPAKPARQWPSKRFQSTTPRQPQPQPQPSPAVVQGAWARRPTIQLDANTGRPPRRGPMAKKKRPACPWVLSTMEQGYRIQFARRPPGFRGLLQSVPNAQSKQILREEIESLLKQNAVRIVPQNEAHSGFYSRYFVVPKRDGGSRPILDLRALNSYIRTYKFKMLTHRQLLASMRQGDWFTKLDLKRAYFHIGIYGPHRQFLRFYFEGRALEFQTIPFGIATAPRAFSRVMQFVTAPLRERGLRIYGYIDDYLLCAQSARQAKEHTELFLRHLESLGFLINYQKSILIPTQTINFLGLTLNSVPFRATVTSQRAVSFRNCLSAFQLGRRVKFRACLRLLGLMASMIAVVPLGQLFMRDMQRWVFSLGLCAERGAHMNKMISVSTSCMHALRMWRDPSLLSRGASMGLIAVRKVLTTDASLTGWGATLENWAVGGSWSALQSQLHINVLELLAVFLSLKHFLPILSRQHVLIRTDNTAVVSYINRQGGLRSLRLHRLAYAVLTWSNAHLKSLRATHVPGRLNIRADRLSRASLSNQEWRVHPSVIEHIWARFGRAEIDLFASKENTHCELFFSILDWDAPLGTDALAHTWPNVLLYAFPPVHLVPNVLARVRDGGLTLILVAPWWTNRPWLAEIFQLLVGVPWRLPNHTDLLSQMGGELLHPNPCIWNLYAFLVSGKR